A stretch of DNA from Salvia hispanica cultivar TCC Black 2014 unplaced genomic scaffold, UniMelb_Shisp_WGS_1.0 HiC_scaffold_405, whole genome shotgun sequence:
taaattaattcacaattaaaattcacggaattaaaattcgacacAAATACGAACGGAAAATAcgaatatttcaataaaaaaaaaacatacatcattcgaaaaaaaaaattacatagtagatagaaaaaaaaacaaccacaTCAGTGTCCACCCCTCCGCGTCCAAacctcttcgatgatatcctcctgaagtcgaatatgggcatttttttgccgcatgtcggcaaatgcgcgcaaccgctcaacctctccatgaggtacccccatgttcacattcgcggtggccacgccgtggcttggaccggcaccCGTGTCATCTTCGCTGGTCCACTGAGTCAGTTCGTCCCCTTCACTctcgacaatcatgttgtgcaaaatgatacacgcgtacatgatgtcgccgaTGTTGGGAATATACCACTGCCGTGCCGGACCCCTCACCATCGCCCATCGACTCTGGAGcgcaccaaatgcgcgctcaacatccttgcgcgcTGCCTCCTGCCGGGTCGCAAAGTAGGACTTCTTCGGCCCGACCGCATgcttgatcgtcttcacaaagacgggccagtttgggtatatcccatccgccaaatagtaCCCCATGTTGTgctggttgccgttggcgacgAAACTGATGGCGGGACCAACGCCATTGCACTGATCGTTGAACAGGGGCGACGActggaggacgttgatgtcgttgttcgacccggccactccaaaataagcatgccatatccatagccggtagtcAGCTACAGCTTCAAGGATCAACGTGGGATGCTTGGCTTTGAAGCCGGAAGTGTGTATCCCCTTCCAGGCGGCGGGGCAGTtcctccactcccaatgcatacaatcgatgctgcccaacatcccAGGGAACCCGTGCACCGACCCGTGCATATTAATCAGCCGCTGGCAGTCTTCGGGGCTCGGACGCCGAAGATACTGATCCCCGAATATCGCTCTAACGCCCGCGCAAAACTCCAACAGACACTCGACGGCTGAAGACTCCccaatgtggaggtactcgtcgaacatgtcggccgGGCCTCCGTACGCCAGTTGCCTGATTGCGGCCGTACACTTCTGTATTGGTGTGTGTCCGGGTTTGCCAGCCGCATCCTCCCTGATTCTGAAAAACTCATACCTTCTCTCTAACGCACCAacgatatgcataaacagAGGACGGTGCATCCTAAAACGCCGGCGGAATAAGGCATCCCCAAAACGCGGCTCTGGAGCAAAGTAGTCCTCATACaaccgct
This window harbors:
- the LOC125199153 gene encoding uncharacterized protein LOC125199153, with translation MASSRAGGSGGGASDSDGFSDDELDLAVQAAIDRRIRQRQQRRQQAAAAVPRPIHRRRHVPRDHIAAHQRLYEDYFAPEPRFGDALFRRRFRMHRPLFMHIVGALERRYEFFRIREDAAGKPGHTPIQKCTAAIRQLAYGGPADMFDEYLHIGESSAVECLLEFCAGVRAIFGDQYLRRPSPEDCQRLINMHGSVHGFPGMLGSIDCMHWEWRNCPAAWKGIHTSGFKAKHPTLILEAVADYRLWI